The Magnolia sinica isolate HGM2019 chromosome 9, MsV1, whole genome shotgun sequence genome contains a region encoding:
- the LOC131255533 gene encoding receptor-like protein 7: MALLSSINPLFLILFLLPSLVFATQQCNHHHFSALLHLKHGFNFTDSTLSTLPSWNSNNTDCCSWEGITCDGATGHVMSLDLSSLYISGRIDSESLFRLRSLRKLNLAYNEFDGSTIPSGFEQLTSLTHLNLSHLRFYGQIPLEISRLTTLVSLDLSYNGYFDGPYIENLKLENPSMGALVQNLSSLRELYLDRVDILAPGSEWGQALFLPLPRLRKLSLQNCGLSDSIYSSVSQLHFLSELDLSFNNLSSAVPSFTGRLRKLILQDCGLSGSIHYPLSQLHFLSELDLSFNNLSSTVPIFPRRLRRLILKDCGLLGSIRSSLSQLHLLSELDLSENTLSSSVPDGIGNFSSLTSLRLEGCELYGKFPESIFQLPTLQFLDISNNPLLTVYLPEFPQNNTLQQLILSSTGFSGKLPDSLNNLLFLTRLDLSSCNLSGSLPSSLCNLTKLQYLDLSNNRLYGPIPSCGNQLQNLQEIMLWNNLLNGSIPSSLFSIQSLQMLGLSINQFSGQLGEFHNASSSQLQIIYLQDNNLQGMIPRSIFQLTRVQVLDVSSNNFSGVVQIGLFQNLKKLYNLELSDNNLSIQDGGVNSTFVSTPQFALLGLRSCNISTFPNFLRNQERLGVLDLSNNKISGEIPKWIWEVGNGTLSSLNLSHNALQGIESPSPHLLSSALLYLDLSSNILEGSLPIPSPSIVFFSVSNNSLVGEIPLSVCNAIFLLVLDLSDNRFRGQIPPCLGEIGDALIVLNLQGNAFNGPLPQTFKKGCNIQTLDFSRNQLEGQVPRSLANCKMLELLNLGNNQIQDTFPLWLEALSQMRILVLRSNQFRGTIGHPLTNHSFPLLQILDLSSNSFEGKLPSNMFKSLKAMMEENKSQSSFLGKKIDDSYYQNRVSLVSKGLQMELVKILTAFTVVDLSKNKFHGDISESIGVLKSLHVLNMSNNCLTGRIPTSFENLRELESLDLSQNKLSGEIPWQLIELTFLAVLNLSHNLLIGKIPQSQQFLTFSNESFKENLGLCGPPLSRKCEDAKDTPPPALSTLKLERKYDWELMRIGFGVGHGVGVGMLFWTLALWRNGRREFYIFIDRMLSLIFPSMVFSK, from the coding sequence ATGGCTCTCCTCTCTTCTATAAACCCATTgttcctcatcctcttccttctcccttCTCTTGTATTTGCAACCCAACAATGCAACCATCATCACTTCTCTGCTTTGCTCCACCTCAAGCATGGTTTTAACTTCACTGATTCCACCCTCTCTACTCTCCCCTCTTGGAATTCAAACAATACCGATTGCTGCTCTTGGGAAGGCATCACATGTGATGGAGCCACTGGTCACGTGATGAGCCTCGATCTCAGTAGCCTCTATATCTCCGGTCGGATTGATTCTGAAAGTCTCTTTCGTCTTCGGAGCCTGCGGAAGCTCAACCTCGCTTACAATGAGTTTGATGGCTCTACAATCCCTTCTGGTTTTGAGCAGCTCACTAGTTTAacccatctcaacctctctcATTTGAGGTTTTATGGCCAAATCCCCCTGGAAATCTCCCGCTTGACCACTTTGGTTTCTCTCGATCTATCTTACAATGGATATTTCGATGGTCCGTACATTGAAAACctgaaactcgaaaacccaagcaTGGGAGCACTCGTCCAAAACCTGTCGAGTCTGAGAGAACTCTATCTCGACAGGGTGGACATCTTAGCGCCAGGTAGTGAGTGGGGCCAGGCCTTATTCTTGCCACTCCCTCGTCTTCGCAAGTTGAGCCTACAAAATTGTGGTCTTTCAGACTCCATCTATTCTTCCgtttcacagctccatttcttatctgaactcgacctcagctttaacaatctctcctctgcagtgcccagcTTCACTGGGAGGCTCCGCAAGTTGATATTACAAGATTGTGGTCTTTCAGGCTCCATTCATTATcccctttcacagctccatttcttatctgaactcgacctcagctTTAACAATCTCTCCTCTACAGTGCCCATCTTCCCAAGGAGACTCCGCAGGTTGATCTTAAAAGATTGTGGTCTTTTAGGCTCCATCCgttcttccctttcacagctccatttgttatctgaactcgacctcagtGAAAACACTCTCTCCTCTTCAGTGCCCGATGGCATAGGGAACTTCTCTTCCTTGACATCACTCCGCCTTGAAGGTTGTGAATTGTATGGAAAATTCCCCGAGAGCATTTTCCAGCTGCCAACCCTTCAATTCCTTGACATTTCAAACAATCCACTTCTGACCGTCTATTTGCCAGAATTCCCTCAAAACAATACTCTGCAGCAATTGATCCTATCAAGCACGGGATTTTCAGGAAAGTTACCAGATTCGCTCAATAATCTCTTGTTCTTGACTCGATTAGACCTCAGCAGTTGCAACTTGTCTGGATCATTACCATCCTCACTTTGTAACCTTACCAAACTGCAGTACTTGGATCTTTCAAACAACAGATTGTACGGCCCAATTCCTTCCTGTGGAAACCAACTTCAGAATCTCCAAGAGATCATGTTATGGAATAATTTGCTTAATGGGAGCATTCCGTCatctttgttttccatccaatcattaCAAATGTTGGGTCTCTCAATTAATCAATTCAGCGGTCAACTTGGCGAGTTCCACAATGCCTCTTCTTCACAGCTGCAGATCATCTATTTGCAGGACAACAACTTGCAGGGGATGATACCGAGATCTATCTTCCAACTTACAAGGGTTCAAGTACTTGATGTTTCTTCCAACAATTTCAGTGGTGTTGTGCAGATAGGTTTATTTCAAAACCTCAAAAAACTTTACAATCTGGAACTTTCAGATAACAACCTGTCAATCCAGGATGGTGGTGTTAATTCTACATTTGTTTCCACCCCCCAGTTTGCATTGTTGGGGTTGCGGTCTTGTAACATTAGTACATTTCCAAATTTCTTGAGAAATCAAGAACGGTTGGGGGTATTGGACCTTTCTAACAATAAAATTAGTGGTGAAATACCGAAATGGATATGGGAGGTTGGGAATGGGACTTTAAGCTCTTTAAATCTTTCTCACAATGCTCTGCAGGGAATAGAATCACCATCTCCCCATCTTTTGTCAAGTGCCTTGCTTTATCTTGACCTTAGCTCCAACATACTTGAAGGCTCACTTCCCATTCCATCACCCTCCATCGTTTTCTTTTCAGTTTCAAACAATAGCCTCGTTGGAGAAATCCCTCTGTCAGTTTGCAATGCAATATTCCTATTAGTCCTTGATTTATCTGACAATCGCTTCCGTGGTCAGATTCCACCGTGTTTGGGTGAGATTGGCGATGCCCTTATTGTATTAAATCTTCAAGGAAATGCTTTCAATGGACCCTTGCCTCAGACATTTAAAAAGGGATGTAATATACAAACTCTTGATTTTAGTCGAAATCAATTAGAAGGCCAAGTACCAAGGTCTTTAGCTAACTGCAAAATGTTGGAGCTATTAAACCTTGGAAACAATCAGATACAGGACACTTTCCCCTTATGGTTGGAAGCTTTGTCTCAAATGCGCATCCTCGTCTTAAGATCCAATCAATTTCGCGGCACCATTGGGCATCCTCTAACAAATCACTCCTTCCCATTGTTACAAATTCTCGACCTCTCTTCCAATAGCTTCGAGGGTAAGTTGCCATCAAATATGTTCAAGAGCTTgaaggcaatgatggaagaaAACAAATCCCAATCTTCGTTCCTTGGAAAAAAGATCGATGATTCATATTATCAAAATAGAGTGTCTCTAGTCAGTAAAGGGCTGCAAATGGAACTGGTAAAGATCCTTACTGCCTTCACTGTAGTGGATCTCTCAAAGAACAAATTTCACGGAGACATCTCAGAATCAATTGGAGTTCTAAAGTCGCTCCATGTGctcaatatgtccaacaactGTTTAACAGGAAGAATTCCAACATCATTTGAGAACCTAAGGGAATTAGAGTCATTGGATCTCTCACAGAATAAATTGTCAGGAGAGATCCCTTGGCAGCTAATAGAGCTAACATTCCTTGCAGTATTGAATCTTTCGCATAACCTCCTCATTGGAAAGATACCACAAAGTCAACAGTTTCTTACATTTAGCAACGAATCATTCAAAGAGAATTTAGGATTGTGTGGACCTCCACTGTCAAGGAAATGCGAAGATGCAAAGGATACACCGCCGCCCGCTCTGTCAACATTAAAATTGGAAAGGAAATACGATTGGGAATTAATGCGGATTGGATTTGGAGTTGGACATGGAGTAGGAGTGGGAATGCTTTTCTGGACTCTAGCACTTTGGAGGAATGGAAGGAGAGAATTCTATATATTTATTGATAGAATGCTTTCCTTGATTTTTCCTTCCATGGTGTTTTCTAAATAG